The Cryptomeria japonica unplaced genomic scaffold, Sugi_1.0 HiC_scaffold_143, whole genome shotgun sequence genome has a segment encoding these proteins:
- the LOC131027284 gene encoding DELLA protein RGL1-like, translating to MAVGNGISLSILDYSFNETDGSEHIQYLPIPMEDTFGLSDREKFPSGKEMNTESQFAANKQKINLSNNGTAPISMSNYSIMSLPCESDGTELDQYLTMDNTFELRKHEMFPSGEELKSHNLFHIFPFDEELVNNYKMSGQLNENSHSGNSQTVIDISVPGEQYRVCAKDSSDHEDMNGEEEEGLELVQLLLESARMIGEGKYDHAAGLVRKCQNLSCQQGNPTQRLGYYFSGALQERIKRQSLGILNNPAKPVPDFAYNIEGEFDKNEFYSLLAYYNRVLPFVNVMQFTSVQAIIDVVGNAKKIHVIDLGIRNGSHWTVLMEYLAHRSVSSSFRRLELLKITAVGMNGEELRKSGKRLHELAKSLAIPFSYSIMEIPNIEEIKEGLFSVKSGEALAVYAPIVLRSLLYDPVLLDNLLIVIKKLRPMVMVNIEIEAQHNSPSFVNRFREVLSHYMAYFDLFNVTLKDRNDMKRVKHEEIITGSQIRNMIVYEGKERTVRHVRNDVWTCFFKQAGFRERSFSFQAMYQARLLLQEYASGEYYSLEAHGHAIIVKWKGSPLIALSAWGGIN from the coding sequence ATGGCTGTTGGCAATGGAATTTCTCTTTCCATATTGGATTATTCATTCAATGAGACAGACGGTAGTGAGCATATACAATATCTACCCATACCCATGGAGGACACCTTTGGTCTGTCAGACCGTGAAAAGTTTCCCTCCGGGAAAGAGATGAATACTGAGAGCCAATTCGCAGCAAATAAACAGAAGATAAATTTATCCAACAATGGAACCGCTCCAATTTCAATGTCAAATTATTCTATCATGTCGTTGCCATGCGAGTCAGATGGTACTGAGCTTGACCAATATCTGACCATGGACAACACCTTTGAGCTGCGGAAACATGAAATGTTTCCTTCTGGGGAGGAACTCAAGAGCCATAATTTATTTCATATCTTTCCTTTTGATGAGGAACTGGTAAACAATTATAAAATGTCTGGACAGTTGAACGAAAATTCTCACTCAGGGAATTCGCAGACAGTAATTGATATTTCCGTGCCAGGAGAACAATATCGTGTTTGCGCTAAGGATAGCTCAGATCACGAGGATATGAATGGAGAGGAAGAGGAAGGGCTGGAATTGGTTCAACTTCTGCTAGAGTCTGCACGAATGATAGGCGAGGGCAAATATGATCACGCTGCTGGACTGGTGAGAAAATGCCAAAATTTGTCTTGTCAGCAGGGGAATCCAACACAGAGGCTCGGCTATTATTTCTCTGGCGCCCTGCAGGAGAGAATCAAACGCCAGAGTCTTGGCATATTAAACAATCCAGCCAAACCAGTCCCAGATTTTGCCTACAATATTGAAGGTGAATTTGACAAAAATGAGTTTTACAGTCTCCTTGCTTACTATAATAGAGTTCTGCCCTTTGTTAATGTAATGCAGTTCACGTCTGTGCAGGCAATCATAGACGTCGTGGGGAATGCCAAGAAAATTCATGTAATTGATCTAGGAATTCGAAATGGTTCGCACTGGACGGTATTGATGGAATATCTTGCACATCGATCCGTTTCTTCTTCTTTCCGTAGGCTAGAGCTTCTCAAGATTACAGCAGTTGGGATGAATGGTGAAGAGCTTAGGAAAAGCGGAAAACGACTTCATGAGCTGGCAAAATCTTTGGCGATTCCGTTTTCGTACAGTATTATGGAGATCCCTAATATAGAGGAGATTAAGGAAGGTTTATTCAGCGTTAAATCTGGTGAGGCGTTGGCAGTTTATGCTCCAATTGTTCTGAGAAGTTTGTTATACGACCCAGTCCTTCTGGACAATCTCTTAATTGTTATCAAGAAACTGAGGCCAATGGTAATGGTGAATATTGAAATAGAAGCCCAGCATAATTCTCCTTCTTTTGTCAATAGATTCAGAGAGGTGCTTTCCCATTACATGGCGTATTTTGATCTGTTCAATGTTACCTTAAAAGATAGAAATGATATGAAGAGGGTGAAGCATGAAGAAATAATTACTGGAAGTCAGATAAGGAATATGATAGTCTATGAGGGGAAGGAGAGGACTGTTAGGCATGTTAGAAATGATGTGTGGACGTGTTTCTTCAAACAAGCAGGGTTCAGGGAAAGGAGCTTCAGCTTTCAAGCTATGTATCAGGCTAGATTGTTACTACAAGAATATGCTTCCGGAGAATATTATAGTCTGGAAGCCCATGGACATGCCATAATTGTAAAGTGGAAAGGATCACCATTAATTGCACTCTCCGCATGGGGTGGTATCAACTGA